GAAGACATGATTAGACAAGTACCCATGAAGTGCATCTGTAcaatagcttataaaataaccaGTGAATGTACGTATTAGATAAGTGTACCTAATATAGAGCTTAGCGAGTGTATATACTGTTTTGTATAAACAGAATTCAGTGATAAGTGACAGTAAACTTAGTAGAactataagataagataagataagataatcctttattagtcccacaatggggaaattcacatcaTTAGACAAGAAATAGTAACACTGTATGTAGTACTTTATAgcatgaaatatatttaaataatttaaaaattctTTGATGGATGAAACATTTAGATCTgtctttttttctctgtttctgCAGGATGAAGTTAATCAGATAATGGAGACCAACCTTTGGTTGAGACACGTAAGAGAAATGTTTGGAGCATAGATGttgagtgtgtttatgtatatatacactatttcATCAAAATTATGTAGAAATCCTGATCCAAAACTATGGAACCATTAATATGTTGGCCAAAAACATTGGCTCCAAGTCAATTATCCAATTCATCCTATAGGTTTTTAGTTATGGGTTACGGTCAGGACTCTGACATGCCAGTATAGATGAATTAGCTGCATTAACTTGCACCTAGGTGGAATGGGTAAATAGGTCCAGGATGTAATCATGTCTGACAGCTCATGATGCCAGGTAGTTCCAGACCCAACACTGTcccagttattaatattaaaacaccaataaatgtttaattctGCTGACCTTATTCTACCTTCTAAATTGGACACTATGATGTTTGGTGCCTCAAAAATGATTGTCATTTAACTGTCCACTGCAGTTGAGTACAGACGTTCCTACTCTGAAGTTTCCATTAAGTTCTGATGACATATATCTGCATGTACCTGTAATATTTCTTCATTCTTTTACATGTTGCAGATTTGGAATGACTACAAGCTCAAATGGACTCCAACTGAATTCGATGGCATTGAACACATCCGAGTTCCATCCAATAAGATCTGGAGGCCTGACATTGTGCTCTACAACAAGTAAGCCCAGTCAGTCAATCAAATATATGCTTGTAAGACCTTTTTTTATTGGAGAAACACCAAACTGATTACTGAGTATACGAATGGTATCAAGTCGAATTTGACATATTTTCTGATTCAATCCACTGATCCAttttagatagacagatagatagacagacagacagacagacagacagacctcGGTTTGATCTTTACCTCTGGTAACTATCTgttaggatggatggatggatggatggatggatagacatagagacagacagatactttatttatgctGAGGGAAAGGTATAAGTATATACAATAGGATCAATAATAGACATTGTTTATGTATACAGGTATATAAAGGGatacatattaaatataaaaaatataatatcagATAAAGGTATGAATGAGTATAATAGGGGTacaggcacggtggctcggtgcgtagcactgtcgcctcacagcaagaaggtcctgggtttgattcccaggtagaggtcaggttcctttctgtgtggagtttgcatgttctccccccgtgtccgcgtgggtttcctccgggagctccggtgtcctcccacagtccaaaaacatgtgatcaggttgattggagacactgaaatgccctataggtgaatggatgtgtgtatgtgtgtgtgtgtgtgtatgtgtgtctgccctgcaatggactggcgccccgtcaagggtgttactgtgtgtcttgcgtccattgaaaagctgggataggctccagcacccaacgcgaccctaattggataagcggttaagaaagtgagtaagtgagtgagtataatagtagtaatattcatttaattataataataataataattttatcctttaaaagcatttttgtCAGATGTCAAGTCACCACAGGGACCAAAATCATAGACAGTATTTGTTCCTCAGGGTTACCTTAAGCCCCCTGTGTCTCTTAAAATGATCTTCATCCAACCTCCCTTTACAGCAACATTACAGCTTTAATACTGGTACTGATAACTAAAACTAAAGTAATAGTGTGtacagttttttgttgttttagtttgatgtgttttgtctttgttatatatttataaacctTTTATTTTTGCCGCTGTAGTGCTGTAGGTGACTTTTTGGTGGAAGATAAGACTAAAGCCCTGCTGAAATTTGATGGCACCATCACCTGGGTCCCTCCAGCTATAtttaaatcctcctgccccATGGACATCACCTACTTCCCCTTCGATTACCAAAACTGCTCCATGAAGTTCGGCTCATGGACGTACGACAAGGCCAAGATCGACTTGGTGCTGATTGGCTCCAGGGTGAACGTCAAGGATTTCTGGGAGAGCGGTGAGTGGGAGATCATCGACGCTCCCGGGTACAAGCATGACATCAAGTACAACTGCTGTGAGGAGATTTACACGGACATCACGTACAGCTTCTACATCCGGCGTCTGCCTTTGTTCTACACCATCAACCTCATCATCCCATGCCTCCTAATCTCCTTCCTGACCATCCTGGTCTTTTATCTTCCATCGGATTGTGGTGAGAAGGTGACACTGTGCATTTCTGTTCTTCTGTCCCTCACCGTCTTTCTGCTGGTCATAACTGAGACCATCCCGTCCACGTCTCTCGTGATCCCTCTGATCGGCGAGTACCTCCTGTTCACCATGATTTTTGTCACGCTCTCTATCGTCATCACCGTCTTCGTGCTCAACGTGCACTACCGCACTCCCACCACGCATGCCATGCCCGCCTGGGTGCGTGCCGTTTTCCTCCAGACACTTCCCAGGATCATGCTCATGAGACGTCCAGAGTCCTCTGGGAAGGAAGGTGGACCTGAAAGTGGGACCGTGTCTGGAACTGGACGAGGAGAAGGAAAgaaaagcagcagcagcaactgTTTGGAGTCTGGAGACGGGCAAGTGAGGGAAGCAGAGGGCAAAAAGGGGGCATGTCCACGTCATTCAATAAAAGATGTCCCAGAGGGGGACTGTGGGAAGGCCAGTCGGCAGCTGAGTGCCGTAAACACGGTCGTGGCATTTTCAGTGGTGTCACCTGAGATCAAGCAGGCGATCGAGAGTGTCAAGTACATAGCGGAGAACATGAGAAGCCGTAACAAGGCTAAAGAGGTGTGCAGACGTCgtgtctttatttttatatttacttcatCTAAcaactcttttcttttttctttatattaacttttttttatttccatctatttattatttgttgccTGTCATAACGCCATCCATTTTTATAACACGACCTTTTCTTCATCTGTAATTTCTGTCCTTCTCTTCATACTATAATTCATCTTCatatctttgtttatttttctttttaacactTTCCTTTCATTTATAATCCTTTTATTTTACCTCTCCTTTATTTATTGTTCCacctttttacattttctttactTCTTCCTGTCATATCAACCTCAtgactttttctctttttcctttTTCCCGTTCCAATATCCATTCACTCTTTTATCATTCTTTTTTCTATTAAACAATCagcattttttcctttttagtacaacccaaatcagaaaaggttgggacagtatggaaaatgcaaatgaaataaaaacacagagtttcttacatttactttgacttgtatttgattgcagaccatttgaacctaagatatttcatgttttatctgctcaacttcttttcatttttaatatacatccattcctgcatttcagaaatgtgtcagtgcccttggcaaaggtcatttacactctgtgatgcagcattaatgcagaaaagtacattaagatcttagagcaacatgtgctgccttcaagacgtcatcatTTCCAGGAACGTCCAGCATTtctcaacaagacgatgcaaaaccacctgctgcacacgttacaaaggcgtggctgcggaagaagagggtacgggtactggactggcctgcctgcagtcctgacctgtccccaatacagaacttgtggagaattttgaaacgacgtactgctgcacatcttaagacgtgtttgccgCAAGAacggaacaaaataaaagctgaaacactgaataacttggtctcctcggtgccaaaacgtcttttaagtgtggcgaaaaggaacggcaactttacaaagtggtaaatgctttactgtcccaactttttttggaatgtgttgcaggcctgaaatgcaggaatggatgtttattaataaatgaaatgaagttgagcagataaaacatgaaatatctcagattcatcctgtctgacatcaaataaaagtcaaagtaaatgtaagaaactctgtttttttattattatttgcattttccatactgtcccaactttttctgatttagggttgtagatCATTTCTTACCTTCcataattcatttaaattattttatttttactctttCTTTTCCAGCCTGTGcttctttttttaccatatcCATTCTGCTTTATTTTCCCTTTATCACCTCTTATTTCTGAtgcttgttttcctttttttctctttcttacaTTCACCATCATGATGTTTTAAGCCacactgtaaataacacaaacacGTGCTCTCCCTAATTTGGACAATGCAACATTTATTCCAgttttttacattcatttaaataataaaaactaaattgaGACTCATTTCTTCATGCCAGATAGCCGCAGGAATGCTATCGATGCTCGTTTTATATGCTAACTAGCCCCAGGAAAGCGATAATACAGTTAGATCTTCTttcctcatcacttctcaaacACATATCTGGTTTCACAGTGCTGCATAAAAGCCGGGGGAAGAAAATGTGACCCAACGTAACGTCTGTTTACCATATCGTCACTGTATTAAGGCTGCTAATACCCTTGTAACCACATTGGTTATGCGTTAGCAGCGCTGAGGATGGGTACAGAGAAGCTTTTGATCTTCTTCCTCTCTGGAGGAGTTGGAATTTGatatggaaaaaaacaaacacatttttctgacttattttactgttttgCGATGTCGGTGCAGTGGAGCCTCATAATGCAGCACTAAATAACATTAGCATTGTAATGCCAGTGACATTCTTCATGACAATATGGAATTATAATCACAGTTTAAATAGATGTTTAAATAGATGTGCCCCCTCTGACCTTGTTCTattttgctttgtgtttttCCTCCTCCTGCAGGTAGAGGATGACTGGAAGTACGTGGCCATGGTAATTGATCGGATCTTTCTGTGGGTGTTCGTACTGGTGTGTGTACTCGGAACGTTTGGCCTTTTCTTCCAGCCTCTCATTGGCTTTTTCGCATAACCGCTGGTCAATCCAACACACACCACATGTTTTGTCCAGTCATAGACCAGTGCATCTGTATCTACCAGTCACCGGAATCACGGACACAATCACAATGATGTATTCAATCACTTCAGCTTTCACAATAGTAAAATACTCGTGTCCTGTCACACCACATATAAAATCACAATCGGTTCATTTACAGTTTTgcttattttaatacaattatcGGGCGTATATATGAAAAGAAgggtggtcaagttgtacacaAGACCACAAGAAAAGTCAACAAATCATCCAACataacagagaaaaataaacaacatgAAAATACCATTAATGGAAGACTTGATAATAATCTTATTTGTTTAGATTATCCAATATAATTAATTAGAGTTAATGTTTACTTAATATTTCTTACTTACATACTTATGTAGTGTCCTGTCACACCACTAGCTCTTATTCACTCGCACTGATATCAGGGattttgaaaataaaagcaGGTCAGTGAGATCGTCTTAGCTACCTATTTGATGCAGTAGctaatatttgtatttgtaatatAACTTTTAGATAGAGAGGACATAGGCTGCGCCCGAAACTTTAAACTTTCAAACTGAACAGTAGTGGAGAACGACAGAtttaattttgtctgattttaaaatagTTATAACTGTGAcgatgtgacgtcatgcatTACATGACACTGGTAAAAAGGTGGATGTAGTATGTACTGGGTTgggtgcatactgcacacttgcgtactgaaagagcgcACTGCTTTACCGGCTGAGCAGTGTGCACAGCCTCAAATTTTGTACATACTGTTAaagtatgtgatttcggacgcagccataGAGTGAAAAAATCTCTTTAATTTTTTGGCACAGTGCAAAGGACTGTCAGTACAGCTCAGGCGTATTCCTCTGGTCACACTTTAGGCTCTTTAGTCTCTAGTTCAGATAAAATTTTGTTTAAGTAATCTTTGTGTCAcaatagaaataatattttGCACAAATTGTCTGACATCATGTTTCAATTAAAATCCTGATTAAATTTATTTCAATTTCAAGCATTAAATATAATGTTTCTCAAGCTCAACCAAATGTATTCAAAAGTGTTTACGACATGACATTAAGAAAAGTCTTTTCGAATATTACCTCCAACTAAAGTTTCTGACAGCTGTCAGTGCAGAGGGGGATCGACAGACGGGCACAAGGTGGCAGCTGCCACCCTCCGCATGAAGCTTACCATCCTAATCGTCACCCCACTTTAGCAGTTCCTGAAACGTGACTTTATTAAGCACAATGTGACAATGCTGCAGAATCTTTGTCATTTTCTTTCATCCGTTGATCTGAATGGAAACAATAGAACCCAGATAAtattaaactgttttaaaataaactcaGGTCGGATTTTTCCATTTAGTTTGCATTAaagactaatgccaagttcacactacatgactttccaagtggtcaggtcgctgtacagttcacactacacgactggatctcttgtaatcgggagtctttcaagtcggtgtgtatttcacactacacgactgatcggtgatagggggtcacacactacaccatctatcaccaactggaatcacaggcgagcttctctgctctcccaaactacattttaatgggtttaatgataccacgttaATGATACCAATAaacaagcgatcaaagtttgtgctctgatgtgcaaaaatttattaattaaattgtaCCATGAATAGATACATAACAGTGAAAAGtttaatctttaaaaaatacatacatttttgagtTCTTTAGTATTTCTTTCTCCTCCAAACACAGTGAGCTACATGATTGATTaaaagtttgtttttgtttcatttgatGATGAGTCTATTGTGCATTGCAAAGTGTTTTGCCAGAAATAGCAGGGTTTAAATTTAGATGTCTCAGCATCTTTGTGCATCTTAGTTTTCTTTTGCAGACACGTTTTGATTAAACTGTGAGAACAGAGATGATTGTGGTACAGTTCATTATGAAATCAGTTTGTATCTGTctgtacacatttacattttaatgttgatatcaatataaatattttcCCTCTTTCAGTTTTACTTTTGAAAGATTCACATACCCAATCGACTGCTCACCAACTGTGTGATTTAAAGgatgtgcaaataaaacacaatttaattGGTTATTTTTACGAGCGTTTATTATGTTTCCTGCTCTAAAAAACTATTTCTTTAATTGTTGACTTGATGAACATTTGCTCATTATCATCGCAGCCTGGGTTGGTCTGTTTACTATAATGCTGGCTTGTACTTAGCATTTTGCTGTAATGTTTTCTATATGCTAATAACAAAATGTGAGAGAGAACGTTTTCTTTGGTTAAGGATGTTTTCTGTTACCAAACACAGATCTATAACTGGTATAACCTGGCCAGTGCTAGTTTATGCTGGTTAGATATCCCATTGATTAGTTGTGTCATACTGGTTATGTTGTTTTTGCTGATCACTAACTAAAACCTCTTGTGCTTTTATgatttatgattatttattgttttttacagttaacagctagtgattttgtgttttgaacacaacAGAAAACAAGCACCATCCAGCATAAATGAGCAATGAATCAGTATTAGGTAGCAGAAACCAGCTAAAGCAGGAACACTCAATTACTTACACCAAGGTGCAatttcaagcagctgattcaccaTCTGCACATTTTGGGACCAAAGGTAggaattaaacttttttttttcttttttttacccatgttgctgtgtggcatctAGGCTAACACATGCTATCATGACAGTTTGTGGgtataatgaataaactttcaTAACTAGAGGTGCAAGAGCCAAATATATGAGTATTTGTACTTACTTTTTGGAGCCATTAGCAACAGTTACATCTACAAAATTGGTGGACAAATATTGACGGGATAATGTGTGCTCACTTTCCCAGTTTAGTCTTTTTATGGATGTATCTGTGGCTGATGTGAAGTTGTTATTTATGTAAgtaatgtacagatgtacaatttattacatgtttaattttttttagtttaaaaatGCAGATagacataaaataaacaaacaaacaaacaaataaataaataaatgtttcagAGGATTTTGAAGCACATTAGTCTTTCCTATTTCCTATGGCATTCAGTAGAAGAAAGACCATGTGGGGCCGGAGCGCTGTGCTTGTTTAAACTAAACTTGTTTACATATTGACCTTTGCTTGGCTGTAGCATGTGTGAAGCATGTGTAGTGCCAGAATGGTTCAGAATATTTTGGATCAaggtaaaaatatacattaagaAATAAAGTTGTAAGATTGGCTTCAGCACTAGAATATTTAAAGGTCTGACTGATCCTGAACAGATAGTTTGCTCATATCTTTAAATCTCATGGAGATAATGAGAACAAATGATTGTGGTTGGAACTGATAACTGATAACATAGAGGTAAACACCCCAGGTGCTACTAAACACTTTGGTTTGGCTTAATTTGTGAACTAAACGTTTTGCTCACTAATTAAATGTCATCAAATATCAATGGAGAGCGCTTACATAAAAACCTCACTGTGATCAAGATCATTTTCTAAAATGCCTTTAATCTTTGTATTATCATAATTGCCTTTGCTTCatgttttcatgtctttattctGACCAGATTCATTACCTTGATGACGTCTTAATCCAAGCACGTCTTTCTGTTTTGCTTGATCCAGAGAAAGACAAAATTACACCTAAATTACGTGCAGGTTTTTTATGATGTGTGATCCCGAGGTAGGTGTGGTAGGCAGGCAGCATACGAAGActgaataatgaaataaatctaCATATAATTCTGTGATAATTCTTTGACATTTTTATctcttatatttataattacatgTATATATTGGTTATAATCCATACTACTTCTACTGCTTCTACTACATATTCattcatacatatacatatacagtgtatcacaaaagtgagtacacccctcacatttctgcagatatttaagtatatcttttcatgggacaacactgacaaaatgacactttgacacaatgaaaagtagtctgtgtgcagcttatataacagtgtaaatttattcttccctcaaaataactcaatatacagccattaatgtctaaaccactggcaacaaaagtgagtacaccccttagtgaaagttcctgaagtgtcaatattttgtgtggccaccattatttcccagaactgccttaactctcctgggcatggagtttaccagagcttcacaggttgccactggaatgcttttccactcctccatgacgacatcacagagctggcggatattcgagactttgcgctcctccaccttccgcttgaggatgccccaaagatgttctattgggtttaggtctggagacatgcttggccagtccatcacctttaccctcagcctcttcaataaagcagtggtcgtcttagaggtgtgtttggggtcattatcatgttggaacactgccctgcgacccagtttccggagggaggggatcatgctctgcttcagtatttcacagtacatattggagttcatgtgtccctcaatgaaatgtaactccccaacacctgctgcactcatgcagccccagaccatggcattcccaccaccatgcttgactgtaggcatgacacacttatctttgtactcctcacctgattgccgccacacatgcttgagaccatctgaaccaaacaaattaatcttggtctcatcagaccataggacatggttccagtaatccatgtcctttgttgacatgtcttcagcaaactgtttgcgggctttcttgtgtagagacttcagaagaggcttccttctggggtgacagccatgcagaccaatttgatgtagtgtgcggcgtatggtctgagcactgacaggctgaccccccaacttttcaatctctgcagcaatgctgacagcactcctgcgcctatctttcaaagacagcagttggatgtgacgctgagcacgtgcactcagcttctttggacgaccaacgcgaggtctgttctgagtggaccctgctcttttaaaacgctggatgatcttggccactgtgctgcagctcagtttcagggtgttggcaatcttcttgtagccttggccatcttcatgtagcgcaacaattcgtcttttaagatcctcagagagttctttgccatgaggtgcca
The sequence above is drawn from the Trichomycterus rosablanca isolate fTriRos1 chromosome 14, fTriRos1.hap1, whole genome shotgun sequence genome and encodes:
- the chrna6 gene encoding neuronal acetylcholine receptor subunit alpha-6 isoform X1, with translation MFCAGRNTLVQLFLLLIAHECLSSKGEDRLFRRLFRRYNQFIRPVENVSDPVTVEFEVSISQLVKVDEVNQIMETNLWLRHIWNDYKLKWTPTEFDGIEHIRVPSNKIWRPDIVLYNNAVGDFLVEDKTKALLKFDGTITWVPPAIFKSSCPMDITYFPFDYQNCSMKFGSWTYDKAKIDLVLIGSRVNVKDFWESGEWEIIDAPGYKHDIKYNCCEEIYTDITYSFYIRRLPLFYTINLIIPCLLISFLTILVFYLPSDCGEKVTLCISVLLSLTVFLLVITETIPSTSLVIPLIGEYLLFTMIFVTLSIVITVFVLNVHYRTPTTHAMPAWVRAVFLQTLPRIMLMRRPESSGKEGGPESGTVSGTGRGEGKKSSSSNCLESGDGQVREAEGKKGACPRHSIKDVPEGDCGKASRQLSAVNTVVAFSVVSPEIKQAIESVKYIAENMRSRNKAKEVEDDWKYVAMVIDRIFLWVFVLVCVLGTFGLFFQPLIGFFA
- the chrna6 gene encoding neuronal acetylcholine receptor subunit alpha-6 isoform X2, with protein sequence MFCAGRNTLVQLFLLLIAHECLSSKGEDRLFRRLFRRYNQFIRPVENVSDPVTVEFEVSISQLVKVDEVNQIMETNLWLRHIWNDYKLKWTPTEFDGIEHIRVPSNKIWRPDIVLYNNAVGDFLVEDKTKALLKFDGTITWVPPAIFKSSCPMDITYFPFDYQNCSMKFGSWTYDKAKIDLVLIGSRVNVKDFWESGEWEIIDAPGYKHDIKYNCCEEIYTDITYSFYIRRLPLFYTINLIIPCLLISFLTILVFYLPSDCGEKVTLCISVLLSLTVFLLVITETIPSTSLVIPLIGEYLLFTMIFVTLSIVITVFVLNVHYRTPTTHAMPAWVRAVFLQTLPRIMLMRRPESSGKEGGPESGTVSGTGRGEGKKSSSSNCLESGDGQVREAEGKKGACPRHSIKDVPEGDCGKASRQLSAVNTVVAFSVVSPEIKQAIESVKYIAENMRSRNKAKEKCVSALGKGHLHSVMQH